A window from Neobacillus sp. PS3-40 encodes these proteins:
- the spoVAC gene encoding stage V sporulation protein AC yields the protein MASKQKNMTPQQQSYQKLQQKIELKRPVLKNCLKAFLVGGLFCVVGQAISYFYIYFFNFTEKTAGNPTVATMVFISMLLTGFGIYDRIGQFGGAGSAVPVTGFGNAVISAAIEHRTEGFVLGVGGNMFKLAGSVILFGVFSAFVVALIKTLLGLWGVL from the coding sequence AAACAAAAAAATATGACTCCCCAACAGCAAAGTTATCAAAAATTACAGCAAAAGATTGAGCTTAAACGCCCGGTCTTAAAAAATTGCCTTAAAGCATTTTTGGTAGGTGGACTTTTTTGTGTTGTCGGGCAGGCAATTAGTTATTTTTATATTTATTTTTTTAATTTTACAGAGAAAACTGCAGGGAATCCTACTGTGGCAACAATGGTATTTATATCGATGCTACTAACTGGATTTGGTATATATGATCGAATTGGACAATTTGGTGGAGCAGGCAGTGCTGTCCCTGTAACAGGGTTCGGGAATGCTGTGATATCTGCAGCAATCGAGCATCGTACAGAAGGGTTTGTGTTAGGGGTAGGAGGCAACATGTTTAAGCTTGCCGGATCAGTTATCCTCTTTGGTGTTTTTTCAGCCTTTGTTGTGGCATTAATTAAAACATTACTGGGCTTATGGGGGGTTTTGTAA